One genomic region from Roseofilum casamattae BLCC-M143 encodes:
- a CDS encoding PAP/fibrillin family protein translates to MIGKESLLEAIAGTNRGLVASSTEKQEILARVAQLEGRNPNPRPLEMPELLDGDWRLLYTTSAELLGIDRVPLFNLGPIYQCIRFNDGAVYNIAELSGIPYLESLVSVSARLTPVGDRRVDVRFNRGIWGLQRVLGYQSPTQFIAKIESGASFPPVDFAINPENQNGWLDITYLDRELRIGRGNKDSVFVLSRV, encoded by the coding sequence ATGATTGGTAAAGAAAGTTTGTTGGAGGCGATCGCCGGAACGAACCGGGGATTAGTCGCTTCCTCCACCGAGAAGCAGGAAATTTTGGCCCGAGTGGCGCAACTGGAAGGCCGAAATCCCAACCCCCGGCCTCTGGAAATGCCGGAGTTGCTCGATGGGGATTGGCGTTTGTTGTATACCACCAGCGCGGAATTGTTGGGGATCGATCGCGTCCCTCTATTCAATCTAGGCCCTATTTATCAATGCATTCGCTTCAACGATGGAGCGGTTTATAATATTGCGGAACTTTCCGGGATTCCCTATTTGGAAAGTCTAGTCAGTGTCTCTGCTCGATTGACACCGGTTGGCGATCGCCGAGTTGACGTACGTTTCAATCGCGGAATTTGGGGATTGCAACGGGTATTAGGGTATCAATCTCCTACTCAGTTTATTGCCAAAATTGAGTCGGGCGCGTCGTTTCCTCCCGTCGATTTTGCGATTAATCCGGAGAACCAAAATGGATGGCTCGATATTACTTATTTGGATCGAGAGTTGCGTATCGGTCGCGGGAATAAGGATAGCGTCTTTGTTTTATCAAGAGTTTAG
- a CDS encoding DUF3134 family protein has protein sequence MSKFVPIKNPSLRETPRSQLAPILPSPQTLSLVDWLEQTNRMSARNPEEEPEVREGADVSEIINEEDDFDSQEEEMGEEE, from the coding sequence ATGTCTAAATTCGTACCGATCAAAAATCCCTCTTTACGAGAAACTCCCCGCTCGCAACTCGCCCCAATTCTCCCGTCTCCGCAAACTCTGTCTCTGGTGGATTGGTTAGAACAAACCAATCGCATGTCGGCACGCAATCCAGAGGAAGAGCCTGAGGTGCGCGAGGGCGCCGACGTAAGCGAAATTATCAATGAGGAAGATGACTTTGATAGCCAAGAAGAGGAGATGGGGGAGGAAGAATAA
- the mraY gene encoding phospho-N-acetylmuramoyl-pentapeptide-transferase: protein MDAKLTTGWSWSQWGTRLFAILAIALGSTAFILDWQSNRLMDVVQSLSVPFWVAMAITTAVGARAVPTLKAIKAGQIIREDGPQDHLKKAGTPTMGGIFFIPVAVLVAVVLSGFDGNVIAASLLTLGYGAIGWIDDWQILRRRSNKGISPRMKLILQTLLAVVFAGWMAWSIPENLTEIALAGGIILPLGFFFWPLAVFVLVSESNAVNLTDGLDGLAGGTCAIAFLALGAVLAATAPGLAILCACISGSCLGFLVFNRNPAQVFMGDTGSMALGGAIGAIALMSGNVWSLAILSGLFFVETLSVMLQVSYYKATKGPDGIGKRIFKMAPLHHHLELSGWSETQVVGVFYGVVGILAIVCSISA, encoded by the coding sequence GTGGATGCAAAACTAACAACCGGATGGTCTTGGAGTCAGTGGGGAACGCGGCTATTTGCAATTTTGGCGATCGCCCTCGGCTCAACCGCCTTTATTTTAGACTGGCAAAGCAATCGATTGATGGATGTCGTGCAGTCCTTGAGCGTTCCCTTCTGGGTTGCCATGGCAATAACGACGGCTGTTGGCGCGCGGGCAGTTCCTACCCTCAAAGCAATTAAAGCGGGTCAAATTATTCGCGAAGACGGGCCGCAAGACCATTTGAAAAAAGCCGGAACCCCAACTATGGGCGGGATTTTCTTTATTCCGGTTGCCGTGTTAGTGGCAGTTGTTCTCTCCGGATTTGATGGTAATGTCATTGCAGCTTCCTTGCTGACTCTAGGATATGGCGCGATCGGCTGGATCGATGATTGGCAAATTTTACGCCGCCGTTCCAATAAGGGGATTTCGCCGCGCATGAAGCTGATTTTGCAAACCCTATTGGCCGTAGTATTTGCCGGTTGGATGGCTTGGAGTATTCCGGAAAATCTGACCGAGATTGCTTTAGCTGGAGGAATTATCTTACCTCTAGGGTTCTTCTTCTGGCCGTTAGCCGTATTCGTGCTGGTGAGCGAAAGCAATGCGGTGAACCTGACTGATGGTTTAGATGGACTTGCAGGAGGGACTTGCGCGATCGCATTTCTCGCTCTCGGTGCTGTTCTAGCGGCTACTGCTCCAGGACTCGCTATTCTGTGTGCTTGCATCAGCGGCAGTTGTTTGGGCTTTTTAGTCTTTAACCGCAACCCAGCGCAAGTGTTTATGGGAGATACGGGATCGATGGCTCTGGGAGGCGCTATCGGTGCGATCGCATTAATGAGCGGTAATGTTTGGAGTCTCGCCATTCTCAGCGGTCTCTTTTTCGTCGAAACCCTATCCGTCATGCTCCAAGTCAGCTACTACAAAGCCACCAAAGGCCCCGATGGCATCGGCAAGCGCATCTTCAAGATGGCTCCTTTGCACCATCATCTGGAACTCTCCGGTTGGTCGGAAACGCAAGTGGTTGGCGTCTTTTACGGCGTTGTCGGCATTCTTGCGATCGTTTGTTCTATTTCGGCTTAG